The window caaaaaataccggtttccgatccctgcttataagtatataaatcccctcgtcaatgtaattgcattaaatttgccatctagtggcaaacatcaaagtagttatcttttacttgtgacgcacaggtgtgagcaatgtaaaatactaagtatatttcttaaaaaaattaccttgtttattgattgattatacgtagtaaaagaacatgtgattattaaattataatacgaaaagtggtcaaatcgcaaaatgctgtcgttttatttaaaataatgaaataattagaccggtTACGAAAGTACCGGTAAATcctggttctttaaaacagtaccggttctgcaatccctaataaggatgttatgcccatcactatttcttctgtgtacgtatatttagaaactgtctccgcctccaattcgtgcgataaggacaactgcagcccggactgaaattcacatgcaaaaaactcaaaaatcgaggtttcgctctcgactgtttcctcctccaaaacgcaatcaatctttatgaaattttggaaactgcaagaggaagaaataatctatgccgctatgttttgattttttggatattttttgtcatatttgtatactgtgcctttttttacagccaattcaattgagccgtttttgcgattttcgaggcgctgtatctttcttcaaaataaaataatccaaaaaagcaaaacatagcggcacagatattgatgatattgatcttatttgaaaaaatcactgctctaggttaaaaatccagggaggaatcagtcgagagcgtttgtatggaaaaatcgcaactaggaattcctcttaatgaaATCAAGCAAACAACTGGCCACCTCATTTGCTCCACGTCTGCCTTGACTTTCTTGCCACATGAAACATGTTCCCTCCTTTTCGCCCAGACTATACACCGTAAAATTAAATACTGAGAGTtttcttttataatataaaactcCTATCTCTCCATGAGGtgcatttaatattttctggAAATCAAAGGACGCTGTGACAATTTTGCCATTAGATGCTTGAGCTTCCTGTTTGTCTTTGGATTTCATTTGTCTAGTctgtgttttattttgtatatgtcGACTATATTTCTCAGATTCTTGAGTGGATGGATTTTCAAGGTTTTTGTAAACATGACATTGATCACACTGATCCTTTTTCGGTATATGGAAACATAGTTTGAAATTATCATTTGCAATATCGTGATATTGTCTTTCAGTTTGAGCTTTGCAAGTGTATGCATTTAGTCCGTCCCACTCATTATATAATTCAAATAACCGCCGATAAGTTAAGCTACCGTCTAAGTAAAGTTTATCCGAATCTTTTCTTGTATAATGTGATTCAACCGGCTTCAGAGATTTAATATGATTACACACTGATTCTATAACTTCATTGGTAATTGTTCTACGCTGATTCCCATGCTTACCACGCTGATCAGCGACCGA of the Cydia pomonella isolate Wapato2018A chromosome 19, ilCydPomo1, whole genome shotgun sequence genome contains:
- the LOC133528554 gene encoding uncharacterized protein LOC133528554 isoform X2, with translation MSTPQANSPFTVSTNPSTPASIKSRKCKQRKDKGNIRRRHEKEWIDSKRKINRNLGKDYTSRNGTQRAAKKMGARCPSTCRMKWSTKISEEQRQHIFDSFWSLGDRTKQWEYLAQFALRQTKRRIYTDRESKRKYTIKYHLPSNTHEGLDILQPIEVCKKMFLGTFSVSEQLIYTSIDKKNKTTGISVADQRGKHGNQRRTITNEVIESVCNHIKSLKPVESHYTRKDSDKLYLDGSLTYRRLFELYNEWDGLNAYTCKAQTERQYHDIANDNFKLCFHIPKKDQCDQCHVYKNLENPSTQESEKYSRHIQNKTQTRQMKSKDKQEAQASNGKIVTASFDFQKILNAPHGEIGVLYYKRKLSVFNFTVYSLGEKEGTCFMWQESQGRRGANEVASCLLDFIKRNS